One genomic segment of Hordeum vulgare subsp. vulgare chromosome 2H, MorexV3_pseudomolecules_assembly, whole genome shotgun sequence includes these proteins:
- the LOC123429724 gene encoding PI-PLC X domain-containing protein At5g67130-like isoform X1, whose translation MVQGVIMHSLGSAILLLLICVVLQQGAAACSGGRCELGDRCSSEADCGSELYCYNCWIEFAGKRCVRTTVADPFKIVDTSLPFNKYAFLTTHNSFSIRGEPSHTGVPRITLYNQDDSVTDQLNNGVRALMLDVYDFRDNIWLCHSKGGKCFDFTAFEPAIGTMMEVEAFLSANPSEIVTLILEDYVGSDHGLSKLFDSAGLTKYWFPVSSMPRDGGDWPRVRDMIRRNHRLLVFTSDESKQRAEGIAYQWNFMVESQCKRQALGRGDANFSERTKPDADRVMVHVDGDGGMSSRACHRRAESLDLDNRTRSLVLVNYFHTVPLRVTACVEHSLGLADVLRVCHAAAGNRWANFLAVDYYKRSDGGGVFEATDMLNGMLICGRDDVRACTKRTLKDAFYGLLGKAGLTLGHGGKRT comes from the exons ATGGTTCAG GGAGTCATTATGCACAGCTTAGGAAGCGCAATTCTTCTTCTGTTAATATGTGTGGTGTTGCAGCAAGGGGCAGCAGCTTGCTCAGGCGGGCGGTGCGAG CTCGGCGACCGATGTTCGTCAGAAGCCGACTGCGGGTCTGAACTCTACTGCTACAACTGCTGGATCGAGTTCGCCGGCAAAAGGTGCGTCCGCACGACGGTCGCCGACCCGTTCAAGATAGTT GACACATCGTTGCCGTTCAACAAGTACGCGTTCCTGACGACGCACAACTCGTTCTCCATCCGCGGCGAGCCGTCCCACACCGGAGTCCCACGGATCACGCTGTACAACCAGGACGATTCGGTCACCGACCAACTGAAT AACGGAGTCCGGGCGCTGATGCTGGACGTGTACGACTTCCGCGACAACATATGGCTTTGCCACTCGAAGGGAGGGAAATGCTTCGACTTCACGGCGTTC GAGCCGGCCATCGGCACCATGATGGAGGTCGAGGCGTTCCTGTCGGCGAACCCGTCGGAGATCGTGACGCTGATCCTGGAGGACTACGTCGGCTCTGACCACGGCCTCTCCAAGCTGTTCGACAGCGCGGGCCTGACCAAGTACTGGTTTCCGGTGTCGAGCATGCCGCGGGACGGCGGGGACTGGCCTCGCGTCCGCGACATGATCAGGCGCAACCACCGCCTCCTCGTCTTCACCTCCGACGAGTCGAAGCAGCGCGCCGAGGGGATCGCGTACCAGTGGAACTTCATGGTCGAGAGCCAGTGTAAGCGTCAGGCTCTAGGTCGAGGCGATGCAAATTTCTCAGAACGTACGAAGCCGGATGCTGATCGTGTGATGGTGCATGTAGATGGCGACGGCGGGATGAGCTCTCGCGCGTGCCACCGCCGCGCGGAGTCCCTGGACCTCGACAACCGGACGAGGTCGCTGGTCCTGGTGAACTACTTCCACACGGTGCCGCTCCGGGTGACGGCGTGCGTGGAGCACTCGCTGGGGCTCGCGGACGTGCTCCGGGTGTGCCACGCCGCCGCCGGCAACCGCTGGGCCAACTTCCTGGCCGTCGATTACTACAAG AgaagcgacggcggcggcgtgtTCGAGGCCACGGACATGCTCAACGGGATGCTCATCTGCGGCCGCGACGACGTGCGAGCGTGCACG AAACGAACTCTCAAGGACGCGTTCTACGGCCTGCTTGGCAAGGCCGGGCTGACGCTGGGTCACGGCGGGAAGAGGACGTGA
- the LOC123429724 gene encoding PI-PLC X domain-containing protein At5g67130-like isoform X2, with protein MVQGVIMHSLGSAILLLLICVVLQQGAAACSGGRCELGDRCSSEADCGSELYCYNCWIEFAGKRCVRTTVADPFKIVDTSLPFNKYAFLTTHNSFSIRGEPSHTGVPRITLYNQDDSVTDQLNNGVRALMLDVYDFRDNIWLCHSKGGKCFDFTAFEPAIGTMMEVEAFLSANPSEIVTLILEDYVGSDHGLSKLFDSAGLTKYWFPVSSMPRDGGDWPRVRDMIRRNHRLLVFTSDESKQRAEGIAYQWNFMVESQYGDGGMSSRACHRRAESLDLDNRTRSLVLVNYFHTVPLRVTACVEHSLGLADVLRVCHAAAGNRWANFLAVDYYKRSDGGGVFEATDMLNGMLICGRDDVRACTKRTLKDAFYGLLGKAGLTLGHGGKRT; from the exons ATGGTTCAG GGAGTCATTATGCACAGCTTAGGAAGCGCAATTCTTCTTCTGTTAATATGTGTGGTGTTGCAGCAAGGGGCAGCAGCTTGCTCAGGCGGGCGGTGCGAG CTCGGCGACCGATGTTCGTCAGAAGCCGACTGCGGGTCTGAACTCTACTGCTACAACTGCTGGATCGAGTTCGCCGGCAAAAGGTGCGTCCGCACGACGGTCGCCGACCCGTTCAAGATAGTT GACACATCGTTGCCGTTCAACAAGTACGCGTTCCTGACGACGCACAACTCGTTCTCCATCCGCGGCGAGCCGTCCCACACCGGAGTCCCACGGATCACGCTGTACAACCAGGACGATTCGGTCACCGACCAACTGAAT AACGGAGTCCGGGCGCTGATGCTGGACGTGTACGACTTCCGCGACAACATATGGCTTTGCCACTCGAAGGGAGGGAAATGCTTCGACTTCACGGCGTTC GAGCCGGCCATCGGCACCATGATGGAGGTCGAGGCGTTCCTGTCGGCGAACCCGTCGGAGATCGTGACGCTGATCCTGGAGGACTACGTCGGCTCTGACCACGGCCTCTCCAAGCTGTTCGACAGCGCGGGCCTGACCAAGTACTGGTTTCCGGTGTCGAGCATGCCGCGGGACGGCGGGGACTGGCCTCGCGTCCGCGACATGATCAGGCGCAACCACCGCCTCCTCGTCTTCACCTCCGACGAGTCGAAGCAGCGCGCCGAGGGGATCGCGTACCAGTGGAACTTCATGGTCGAGAGCCAGT ATGGCGACGGCGGGATGAGCTCTCGCGCGTGCCACCGCCGCGCGGAGTCCCTGGACCTCGACAACCGGACGAGGTCGCTGGTCCTGGTGAACTACTTCCACACGGTGCCGCTCCGGGTGACGGCGTGCGTGGAGCACTCGCTGGGGCTCGCGGACGTGCTCCGGGTGTGCCACGCCGCCGCCGGCAACCGCTGGGCCAACTTCCTGGCCGTCGATTACTACAAG AgaagcgacggcggcggcgtgtTCGAGGCCACGGACATGCTCAACGGGATGCTCATCTGCGGCCGCGACGACGTGCGAGCGTGCACG AAACGAACTCTCAAGGACGCGTTCTACGGCCTGCTTGGCAAGGCCGGGCTGACGCTGGGTCACGGCGGGAAGAGGACGTGA